The Pseudomonas sp. S06B 330 genome contains the following window.
CCGTTAACTGAGGTGACGGTCGCGTCGACGGTAGTACCGTCCTTGTAGACGTCTTCACCGTTAGTGTTCGGAACGGACAAGGTTCCCTTACCACTGGCATCAACGTTCACGGTGTAATTCTGACCACCGACGTTAACGGTCAGGGTGGTCGCGCCCTGGGGCGGATTGCTCAGCTGGAAGTGGAAGGTAACGTTAGCGTCGCCTTCTTTCGCTGGGTCAGCGGTGACGGCCACGGTAGTGGTGTCAGTGGTGTCTTTGACTTCAACGGTGACGTTGGCATCGGTGAGGTCGGTGGCTTCGTAGTTGCCACCGTTCACCGAGGTAACGGTCGCATCGACGGTAGTACCGTCTTTGTAAACGTCTTCGCCGTTAGTGTTCGGAACGGACAAGGTTCCCTTACCACTGGCATCAACGTTCACGGTGTAATTCTGACCACCGACGTTAACGGTCAGAGTGGTCGCGCCCTGGGGCGGATTGCTCAGCTGGAAGTGGAAGGTAACGTTAGCGTCGCCTTCTTTCGCTGGGTCTGCAGTGACCGACACGGTAGTGGTGTCAGTGGTGTCTTTAACTTCAACGGTGACGTTGGCATCGGTGAGGTCAGTGGCTTCGTAGTTGCCACCGTTCACCGAAGTAACGGTCGCGTCGACGGTAGTACCGTCCTTGTAGACGTCTTCACCGTTAGTGTTCGGAACGGACAAGGTTCCCTTACCACTGGCATCAACGTTCACGGTGTAATTCTGACCACCGACGTTAACGGTCAGAGTGGTCGCGCCCTGGGGCGGATTGCTCAGCTGGAAGTGGAAGGTAACGTTAGCGTCGCCTTCTTTCGCTGGGTCTGCAGTGACCGACACGGTAGTGGTGTCAGTGGTGTCTTTAACTTCAACGGTGACGTTGGCATCGGTGAGGTCAGTGGCTTCGTAGTTGCCACCGTTCACCGAAGTAACGGTCGCATCGACGGTAGTACCGTCTTTGTAGACGTCTTCACCGTTAGTGTTCGGAACGGACAAGGTTCCCTTACCACTGGCATCAACGTTCACGGTGTAATTCTGACCACCGACGTTAACGGTCAGGGTGGTCGCGCCCTGGGGCGGATTGCTCAGCTGGAAGTGGAAGGTAACGTTAGCGTCGCCTTCTTTCGCCGGCTCTGCAGTGACCGACACGGTAGTGGCATCGATGGTATCAGTGATCTGTGTGACCGCCGGGGTAGTGTCTGGAGTAATCACCACGCCACCGCCACCACTGGTGCCGGTAATGGTCGCGGAGATTTCGCTGGCATCTAGATAAACCGTGTCGTTCGGCGGGATGGTCACGCTGACGCTGCCGCTGGTTTGGCCGGCATTGATGACAATGACCTGGCCATTGGACAGGGTCACGGTCAGGTCAGTCAGCGGCGGCTGACCGATAGTGGCGGTGTAGATAATCACGCCACCGGCTTCAGTGATCGATGGCGTAGCGCTCAAGGTCAACCCGGTGGGGACGGCTTGCGCTAGGTTGTTGCTGTTATCCAGACCACCCAGCTCTTCACGGCCATTATCGGTAGCAAAACCGATGGGGCCGGTGGGGAAGCCAATGGTCGGGTCGACCGAGCCTGCGGTGGCATCAAGCATGACGAAACTGTGGCCGCCACCGGCAGCGCCACCCGAGCCTGCGGCCGAAGGGCCTGCCGCAGTAGCTTCAAGTTCGGTAGTAGGGTCAGCACCGGCGGCGATGGCCTGTTGCAGCTCTTCAACCGAAGGGGCAGCCTGGGCAGTCGCTGCCGCCAGATCAGTGATGCTGTCTGGTGTGTCGGCGCTCCATTGGGTATCGCGGCCCAGGTCCAGGGTGCGGCCGTCGGCCAGTTCCAGGGTTACGGCACCTGCGAGGCCGGTCAGCACTTGTTCGCCAGCGAACAGGCGGTCACCTTCGATCAGTACGCGGCGCGCCCCTTCCGGGGATACGGCGATAACTTGGCCAATAATGCTTTTGACGATAGCAACAACGCTGCTCATTGGACTCTCCGGTATACCCGTTCAATTTGGCTTCCATGCCAAGCTGGCGCTGAATTGCCGCTTCCGATGGAATGTATCTATAGATATTTGACGCTTTGTTTCGTCAATTTTACGTCAATAACTATTGGCTATTAGTTTTATGCCAAAGTATTGACCTTATGCTTGTCATCCTAAACAATCACCGCCGTAATGTCACATTGATATTTGAGCGGCTTCCACCCTTCCTGCGTACGTTCCAGTACCCCTTCGGATGTTTTCCGACATAAGGTCAACCGGTTGCCATTTTCGAATGCAGCAACGATTTTTGCTGTGATTTGGGACAAGAGGTCCCTGGGAAAAAAGTTAAATGCGCGCGTCACTGTTCACTGCTCTTCCTTTCGCCCTCGCTGCCAGTTTCGTTCAAGCACAAAGCCTGCCAGAGGCCATGCAGAAAGCCCTTGAGGTCCATCCTGAGATCCAGGCCGGGGTCAACAGCCGTATTGCTGCTGACTACCAACTGCGTGCCGCCAAGGGCGGCTATTTGCCGCGGGTCGATGTGCTGGCAGGTTATGGCCGCGAAGGGACCGACAGTCCGAGCACTGGCAACCGTTGGGAGACCCTCAACCGGGGTGAATCCAGCCTGCGCCTGCGGCAAATGGTTTTTGACGGTTTTGCCACGTCCAGCGAAGTAGGGCGTCAACAAGCCACCGTTAACGCTCGCGCTTACTCGTTGCTGGGCTCCTCCGAGCGCACCGCACTGACCGTAGCCCAGGTATACCTGGACGTCCTCACCCGCCGCGAAATGGTGCGTCTGGCTGAAGACAACCTGCGCAGCCACGAGCGTATTTACGATCAGATCAAGCTGCGTACCTCCCGCGGCGTTGGGCGTCTAGCTGACCTTGACCAAGCCGAAGCCCGCTTGGCCCAGGCGCGTAACAACCTGATCACCGAGCAAACCAATCTGGCCGACGCCAAGACCAACTACTTGAGCGTGGTTGGCCAAATGCCTGATGAGTTGAGCCCGCCTGCTCCGTTCATCGATTTGTTGCCGGCCAACCTCGATGAAGCCCGTCAACAAATGATCGAAAGCAGCCCGATCCTGCGTTCGGCGGAGTCTGATATTGCGGCGGCGGAAAAGCAGTATGAGGCGGCGAAGTCTACGTTCTATCCACGTTTCGATGCAGAACTCGGACGGACGGCCGATAACGATATTGATGGCATGAACGGCCACAATAACGAATGGCAGGCTATGCTTCGTATGAGCTTTAACCTGTATGCCGGTGGTAGCAACAAGGCCGACTTGGAATCCAAGTCGTACCTGACCAACCAGGCGCTAGACATTCGTAACAATGCCTTGCGCCAGCTCAATGAGGAATTAGGCCTGGCATGGAATGCTCTGGACAACGCCAACGCGCAATTGCCTATTGCCCAGCAATATGTCGACTACAGCAACAACGTGCGCTCCGCTTACCAGAAGCAATTCAGCTTGGGCGAGCGGACTTTGCTCGACTTGCTCGATAGTGAGAACGAACTCTTCACCGCCCAGCGTCGTCTGACCGAAGTGAAGAACATCCAAGTGTTTACTCAGTATCGAATCAAGGCGACCATTGGCCAGTTGCTCAAGAGCCAGGGTGTTGTGGCACCGATGGCATCCGTTGTGCAGAACGATATGAAACCCCAAGTGAGCCTGCCAGGGATGAACTGAGGCTCAGCTTAATCACCAACCGCAATTATCAAGAGAAGCCGCGTGGAATCAGAAGTCAGTCGAGTCCAACTCAGCCATGATCCACGCAGTCAGCACGACGACCCGTTGCTGGACAGCCTGCTGTCCCTCTGTGTGCTGCACCAGAAGCCCGCCAGCCGGGCGATGCTGACCACCGGCCTGCCGCTGCCGGCCCAGCGCCTGAGCCCAGAACTGCTGCCACGTGCAGCAGCCCGTGCTGGCTTGCAGGGGCGTTTGTTGCAGCGCAAGCTTGAGCAGATTCCGGCTATCGCCATGCCGGCCATGCTGCTGCTCAAGGATGGTCGCAGCACGGTGCTGCTCGGTTGGGAAAATGATGACACTGCGCGGCTGTTGCTCAGCGAGAGCGACGGCGGCGAGGTGCATGTCAGTCGCGAAGCACTGCAGAGCGACTACAGTGGGCGGGTATTCTTCGCCCAGCCGCAGCACAAGTTCGACGTCAATCACGGCAACTTGATTCCGCGTGCGCGCTCCTGGTTCCGTGACACCCTCAAGCGCAGTCGCTGGCTGTACATCGATGCCATCGCCGCCAGCCTGGTGATCAACCTAATCGCCCTGGCCGCGCCGCTGTTCGTGATGAACGTCTACGATCGCGTTGTCCCCAACCAGGCGACCGCGACCTTGTGGGTGCTGGCGATCGGTATCGCCGGTGCGTACATCTTCGACCTGATCCTCAAGGGCTTGCGCAGTCTGTGCCTTGACCTTGCTGGGAAAAAGACCGACCTGATCATCTCTGCCACCTTGTTCGAGCGCATCGTCGGCATGGCGATGAAGTATCGCCCGGCGCGGGTCGGCAGCTTTGCCCAGAACATCCATGAATTCCAAGGGCTTCGCGACTTCCTCGCGTCATTGACCCTGACCAGCCTGATCGACCTGCCGTTCACCCTGCTGATCCTGCTGGTGATCGCCATCATTGGCGGCCACCTGGTATGGATTCCGATCGTTGCCTTTCCGCTGGCATTGGGTATCGGCTATGCCCTGCAGAAGCCCCTGGTGGCGACGCTGGAGCGGACCATGGCTTTGGCCTCCGAGCGCCAGTCGAGCCTGATCGAAACCCTGGCCAGCCTTGACGCGGTCAAGGTCAACAACGCCGAGAGCGAACGCCAGTACATGTGGGAGCAGACCATCGGCACCCTCAGCCGTCTGGAGCTGCGGGTCAAAGTGCTCTCGGGCATGGCGATGAACGTCACCCTGCTGATCCAGCAACTGGCCGGTGTGGCGCTGATATGTGCCGGTGTCTACCAGATCATTGCCGGCAACCTCAGCATGGGCGGCCTGATCGCCTGTTACATGCTCAGTGGCCGTGCCCTTGGACCGCTGGCGCAGTTGTCCGGTTTGCTGACCCGTTATCAGCAGGCCAAGGTCACTATGGTCTCGACCGACCAGATGATGGAGCTGCCGCAAGAGCGCAACTTCGAAGAGCGTCCGCTGAGCCGTCAGGTGCTGCAGGGCGCCATCGAGTTCCGCGGCGTTGATTTCACCTATCCGAACCAGCAGAACCTGGCACTCAAAGGTGTCAGCCTGACCATTCGTCCAGGTGAGAAAATCGGCATCATCGGCCGTAGCGGCTCGGGCAAGAGCTCGCTGGCCAAGCTGATTGTTGGTCTTTACGAAGCCGACGGTGGTTCGCTGTTGGTCGATGGCGTGGATATCCGCCAGGTCGACGTCAGCGAGCTGCGCCACAACATCGGTTACGTACCTCAGGATATCCAGTTGATGGCCGGCACATTGCGCGACAACCTGGTCAGCGGCGCGCGTTATGTCGAGGACGAAATGGTCCTGCAGGCCGCCGAACTGTCAGGGGTCCATGAGTTTGCCCGCCTGCATCCGCAGGGGTATGAGTTGCAGGTCGGTGAACGCGGTCAGAACCTCTCCGGTGGCCAGCGTCAAAACGTTGCTCTGGGCCGGGCGCTGCTGCTCAATCCGCAAATTCTGCTGCTCGACGAACCCACCAGCGCCATGGACAACACGGGTGAAGAACGTCTCAAGCAACGCCTGCAGGCGGTTATTGAAAGCAAGACTGTGGTGCTGGTCACCCACCGTGCATCGTTGTTGTCACTGGTCGACCGACTGATTGTCGTTGACCGTGGGCAGATTGTTGCGGATGGCCCGAAAGCCGCCGTTATGGATGCGCTGAAGAAGGGGCAGATCAGTGTTGCATAAGTTGGATATGGGTCAGTTCAAGGAAAGCCTGCGCAAATACTTCAAAGGCTCGGAGTCGCTCAGCGGTCAGCCCCTGCCTGAGGTGAACAAAGCGCTGATCGAAGATGCGCCACGCATCGTGCGCCTGACCATCTGGGGGGTACTCGCCTTCTTTCTGTTCATGGGCTTGTGGGCCAACTTTGCGATCATCGACGAAGTCACCCGCGGCGAAGGTAAGGCCATTCCGTCGTCCAAGCTGCAGAAGATCCAGAACCTGGAAGGCGGTATCGTCGCCGAGATCTATGCCAAAGAAGGCCAGATCGTTGAAGCGGGCGCGCCCCTGTTGCGTCTGGACGATACCCGTTTTGTTTCTAACGTAGGTGAGACTGAAGCCGATCGCTTGGCCATGGCCCTGCGTGTGGAGCGCTTGAGTGCCGAAGTCGATGACCGGCCGTTGAAGATCGACGAGGAAATCCGCAAGGCGGCGCCAAGCCAGGCGTCCAACGAAGAGGCTCTGTACCAGAGCCGCCGTCAGCAGTTACAGGACGAGATCGGCGGCTTGCAGGAGCAGTTGGTGCAGCGTCAGCAGGAGTTGCGTGAATTCAGCTCCAAGCAAGGGCAGTACCGCAACAGCCTGCAGTTGCTGCGCCAGGAGATCAGCATGTCCGAGCCACTGGTGGCTCAGGGGGCGATCTCCCAGGTAGAAGTGCTGCGCCTCAAGCGCGCCGAAGTGGAAAACCGCGGCCAACTGGACGCCACTTCGCTGGCCATTCCGCGCGCCGAATCGGCGATCAAGGAAGTCGAGCGCAAAATCGATGAGACCCGCGGCAAATTCCGCAGCGATGCCCTCATGCAGCTCAATGAAGCGCGTACCGACCTGAGCAAAGCCCAGGCCACCGGTAAAGCGCTGGATGATCGAGTTAACCGAACCCTGGTGACCTCACCGGTGCGCGGTATCGTCAAGCAACTGTTGGTCAACACCGTCGGTGGTGTAATCCAGCCGGGTAGCGACCTGGTCGAAATCGTACCGTTGGACGACACCCTGTTAGTCGAAGCGCGAATTCGCCCGCAAGACATCGCCTTCCTGCATCCTGGCCAGGAAGCCATGGTCAAGTTCACCGCCTATGACTTCACTATCTATGGTGGTCTGAAAGCCAAGCTCGAGCAGATCGGTGCAGACACCATTACCGATGAAGAGAAGAACACCTTCTACGTGATCAAACTGCGTACCGAGCGCAGCCACCTGGGCACCGACGAGAATCCGTTGTTGATCATTCCAGGGATGGTGGCTTCGGTAGACATCATTACCGGCAAGAAGAGTGTGCTGAGCTACTTGCTCAAGCCGATCATCCGCGCCCGGGCAGAGGCCTTGCGCGAGCGTTAACAGCATCGGGGCAAGCCTGCACGAAGGATCGCAGGCTTTTTGTGGGAGCGGATGAAGCCGCTCCCACAGCGTTGCCGATGGGATTGCCTGCGATGATATGCTTATTCAATAAAGATATTTAAAATATATCTCTTATGACTTTATAGTTAATCCCCTGCGTACCTGCCGACCAATCGGCGCGCCGCACGACCGAACCAACACGGAATCCCCGTGAGTTTCTGATCGATGCGCGCACCTTTGGGCGCGCTTTGCGTGGGAGTGAATCATGTCAGCGGCCTCTAGCGTTTTGTCGCTTGTCGACAGCGCACAACAACAACGCTTTGAAATTCGTCCTTTCTCTGGTGTCGTCGGCGCCGAAATCATCGGGCTGGACTTGTCCCGTGCAGTCAATGCCGAGGATTTCGCCCACATTCATCGCGCCCATCTCGACCATCATGTCCTAGTCTTTCGCGACCAACACATAACCCCTGAACAACAGATTGCCTTCAGCCGCCGCTTCGGTGTGCTGCAGATCCATGTGCTCAAACAGTTTCTGCTGGCCGGTCACCCGGAAATCCTGATCGTCTCCAATATCGTCGAAAACGGCCAGAACATCGGTCTGGGCGATGCTGGCAAGTTCTGGCATTCGGACCTGTCATACAAGGAGCTGCCGAGCCTGGGTTCGATGCTGCATGCCCAGGAGCTGCCAAGCGAAGGCGGCGACACTCTGTTCGCGGACATGCACACAGCCTGGGACCGACTGCCTGACGCTCTGCGCAATGCTGTGCAAGACCGTCGCGCGGCTCACTCCTACACCGCGCGGTACAGCGAAACCAAATTCGAAGGCAACTGGCGTCCTGCGCTGACTGCTGAGCAACTGGCCCAGGTGCAGGAAGTGATTCACCCCGTGGTGCGGACCCACCCGCAGAGCGGTCGCAAGGCCTTGTTCGTCAGTGAAGGCTTTACCACCCGCATCGTTGGCCTGCCCGAAGATGAAAGCCGGCAGATCCTCGCCGAGCTCTATGCCCATAGCGTGTTGGAACAGAACATCTATCGCCACCAGTGGCAGCCCCGGGATCTGGTGTTCTGGGACAACCGCTCGTTGATCCACCTGGCGGCCGGCTGCCCCGCGCACCTGCGCCGCAAGCTGTACCGCACGACCATCCAGGGCGATGCCCCGTTCTGACACGTTTCCAGGAGTACAGCATGCGCAAGTCAATCAGCCGCTTGGCGGCCAGTATCGGTCTAGGCGCCAGTCTGCTCGCCGGCAGTCTGGTAGCCCCTGCAACAGCTCAGGCCGAAGGTGAAATTCGCATTGCCGAACAGTTCGGCATTGTCTATCTGCTGCTCAACGTTGTGCGCGATCAAAACCTGATCGAGAAGTACGGTAAAGAGCAGGGCATCGAGATCAAGGTCGACTGGACGCAGCTGTCCGGCGGCGCGGCAATCAACGATGCGCTGTTGTCCGGTTCCGTGGACATTGCTGGCGCGGGGGTCGGCCCATTGCTGACGATCTGGGACCGCACTCAGGGGCGCCAGAACGTTAAGGCCGTGGCTTCGTTGGGCAACTTCCCGTACTACCTGGTCAGCAGCAATCCCAAGGTCAAGACCATCGCCGACTTTAGCGAGAAGGACCGTATTGCGCTGCCAGCGGTGGGCGTATCGGTGCAGTCGCGCTTCCTTCAGTACGCTGCCGCCAAACAGTGGGGCGACGAGGCGTTCAATCGTCTCGACAAGTACACACTGGCGGTTCCGCACCCAGACGCTACCGCCGCCTTGCTGGCAGGTGGCACCGAGCTGAACGCGCACTTCTCCAACCCACCGTTCCAGGACCAGGTATTGGCCAACAAGGACGTGCATGTGGTGCTCAATACCTACGACCTGCTCGGGCCTAACTCGCCAACCGTGTTGTTCGCCACCGAGAAATTCCGCAAGGACAACCCCAAGACCTACAAGGCCTTCGTTGACGCCCTGGCTGAGGCCGCAGACTTCGCCCAGAACGACAAGGCCGCCGCAGCCGACACGTATATCCGTGTGACCAAGGCCAAGATCGACCGTGAAGCACTGCTCAAGATCATCGACAACCCGCAGTACGAGTTCAGTGTAACGCCGAAAAATACCTACCCGCTGGCTGAGTTCCTCTACCGCGTGGGCGCGATCAAACACAAACCAGAATCCTGGAAAGACTACTTCTTCCAGGATGAGAAGCCGCTGCAAGGGAGCTGAATCGGATGAACACCCCATTGCAAGGCCACACGGTCAGCAAGTTGAGCCGCGTCGCTACGCCGCCGCTACTGCAGGTGGATAACGTTAGTCTGGAATACCGCACTGCGCAGAGCGTGGTGCGGGCCACTCACCAGGTCAGTTTCGAAGTGGACAAAGCGGATCGCTTTGTCCTGCTTGGCCCCTCCGGTTGCGGTAAGTCCACCTTGCTCAAGGCGGTCGCCGGCTTTATCGAGCCGCGGGAGGGGCAGATCCGCTTGCAGGGCCAGGCGGTACATGGCCCGGGGCCGGATCGGATCGTAGTGTTCCAGGAGTTCGACCAACTGCCACCGTGGAAAACCGTCAAACAAAACGTCATGTTCCCATTGCTGGCGTCGGGCACGCTCAAGCGCAAGGAGGCCGAAGCACGTGCCTTTCAATATTTGGAGAAAGTCGGCCTGAGCGGCTTTGCCGATGCTTATCCACATACCTTGTCGGGCGGCATGAAAGCTCGGGTCGCCATCGCCCGTGCGTTGGCCATGCAGCCGAAAATCCTGCTGATGGACGAACCCTTCGCCGCGCTCGATGCGCTGACCCGGCGCAAGATGCAGGAAGAATTGCTGCTGCTATGGGAAGAGGTGCGTTTCACCTTGCTGTTTGTCACCCACTCGATCGAAGAAGCGCTGGTGGTGGGTAATCGCATTCTCCTGCTGTCACCTCATCCAGGGCGGGTGCGTGCCGAAATCCATAGCCATCAGTACGACCTGCAGAGCCTTGGCGCCAGTGACTTTCAGGCCTCGGCGCTACGTATCCATCGCTTGCTGTTCAACGATGACGCTCCAGCCGAGCACGACCCGGCATGGGGTTTTGCCGACATCCGTATCGCCTACTGACCGGGAGCTTTCTCATGCTTACATCTGTTACGCCGCGTCAGGAATACGAAGTTGTCCTCGAACCGCTGATCAGTGTTCCGATTGAGCGCGAACTGCCCTTGGGCCAGCGCTTGTGGCAACAGGCTTGGTTGCGCAAGGGACTGATTCTGCTGTTGCTGGCCACGGCGTGGGAAGCCATTGCCCGTTATCAGGGCAACGACTTGCTGTTGCCCAGTTTCCTGCAAACGGCAGCGGCCTTGTATGACGGCCTGTTTAGCGGCGAGCTGCCGGCTAAGGTCGGTGTCTCCCTGGTGGTGCTGCTCAAGGGCTATCTGCTGGGTATCGTGCTGGCGTTTGGTTTGACCAGCCTGGCTGTCTCGACCCAATTCGGCCGCGACCTGCTCAGTACATTGACCTCGATGTTTAACCCGTTACCAGCCATTGCCTTGCTGCCGCTGGCCCTGCTCTGGTTTGGCCTGGGCGACAACAGTCTGATTTTCGTTCTAGTGCATTCGGTGCTCTGGGCCTTGGCCCTGAACACCTATGCCGGATTCCTCGGCGTCTGCGAAACCTTGCGCATGGCCGGGCGCAACTACGGCTTGCGCGGTCTTCGGCTGGTGCTGCACATTCTGATCCCGGCCGCGCTGCCGTCGATTCTCTCGGGCCTGAAGATCGGTTGGGCCTTCGCTTGGCGCACCCTGATTGCCGCCGAACTGGTGTTCGGCGCCACCAGTGGCAAAGGCGGACTGGGTTGGTACATCTTCCAGAACCGTAACGAGCTGTACACCGACAAAGTCTTCGCCGGGCTTGCCGTGGTAATTCTGATCGGCCTGCTGGTGGAAAGCTTAGTGTTCAACAATCTGGAGCGCATCACCGTGCGCCGCTGGGGCATGCAACGCTGATGGACTCAGATCGTCTGGTATTGCGCTGCCGCATTGCTCAGGGTTTCGGCAATCTGCTGGCGCAGGACCAAGGGCTGTTCGACGATCAAGCCATCTCCCTGACTCAGTAACCACCAGCGCAACTGCCAACTGTTGCTTACCGTCGCCCGCAAGCAATGGCCTTGTTCCAGCGGGGTCAGTTGCATGTCCGCCGACAGCGGCGTCTCCCGCACCAGGCGTGCCAGGTTGTCGCTTATCCAGGCCTGCAGTTCGATCTTGTCGGTATCGCCAAACTGCAGGGCATCGCTGCGTAGGTAAGCCTGCAGGTCAAAGTCGTGCAAGCCCTCGGTGGCACTGTCGAGCACGCGCAGGTGACGAAAGCGATGCACCGCAAACTGACGAATGTCGCTGTAAGGCGCAGCAGTAGCGATCAGATAGCTGATCTGGCCACGCTGGATCAGCGCCAGTGGATTGAGGGTCATCTCACTGATCTTGTCGTTGTGCGCCGAGTAATACTGGCAGCGCAGTTGGTACTCCTCAAGCAGGGCATGCTGCAGGGTCTCCAGAATCGTATCCGGGACTTCCGGGGCCTGCATGTTCATGTCCGCTCGGACGCTGGCGACTTTATCCAGCCAACGTGCTGCCTTGTTGGCGCTGGACAGGTGTTCAAGCTTTTGCCGGGCATGACTGAAACGCGCATCGAGCACCTTGAGCATGCTGCTGGGCAACAACGGTCGAACGGCTTCCTCGACCAATGCCAGGCTCAGCGCCTCATTGATACTGATGCCGCGCAATTCAACGCAGGCATTGGTCGCCCAGTGCCAGCCATAGGGAATGCTCTTGTCATTGCGTTCCAGCGGAAAAATCAGTGACAGCTCGTTCAAGTCGCGTTCGATGCTGCGTTTACTGATGGAAAAGCCGGCGTCTTGCAGGCGCCCCACCAGCTCGGCGCTGGTGATGCCTGGCGAGCGGCTGGGCAATTGGCGCAGCAACTCCCATTGACGGCTGAGGGTGGCGCGGGTCGTGGCGGAGGGCAAAAGGTGGCGTCCTTGTCTAGTCTTGCGGTTGTAGCATGGTCCTAGTGGAAAGATATGGCAATTGGCCATTTATCTATCAAATCAAGGATGAAGCAGTTGATTTGCCTCAACCGAATCGTTCGCGACAGGTTTTGTCGTGGCTCTGCGCAGAATCACGCCTCATCACACCCGCCATCGGTTCGGGGGGTTGTTCAATGAGGATGAACATGTCAGCTGCCAGCAACATCTACCCACTGCTCGAGCGCCTGTTACCTGAGCGCATCATTCCGGCACCTGGCCGTTGTGGTCAGCGGGAGCGGCTGTACAACGGTGTGGGGATGCCCAGCCAGCGTGCGGCCCTGGGCGAAAGCTTCATCCTGATCAGCCGTCTGGAAGAGGCCACGGACCTGCAGGCGCTGTACAACGATCTGCGCGATCAGGCCCTGGACGGGAATGTTGCGGCGCTCAACGACCTGGGCTGGATCTGGCTCAATGGTAAATACTGGCGTGCCGATCCGACGCTGGCCGGCCACTTGCTGCGTATGGCGGCGTTGCAAGGCAGTGCTCCGGCCTGGTTCAACCTGGGTCAACAGTACTATTTCGGCAAAGGGGTGGATGTTGCCTATGCCTCCGCGGCCGAGTACTACCAGCAAGCGTTTGAGCGCGGCCTGGAGCAAGCTGCCGCGGCGTTGGGCGATCTCTACGAGGAAGAGATCTGCGACAGCGACGAGCAGCAGTGGGTGGTCGACCTGCAACAGGCCTACCGCTGGTTCTTGCGCGGTGCCCAGAGGGGCGAGGCGCGCTGCCGGTTCGAAGTCGGTTACCGGTTGCTACACGGACAGAGCGTAGCGGCTGACCACAAAGCGGGCGTGTATTGGTTGGAGCTGGCGGCCGTCGCCGGGGTGATGCAGGCGGCTGAAGAGCTGGCGGTGCACTTCAGCATTTCCCAGAATGCCTTGCGCTACCTGTTCTGGCGGGACCAGGCCATCGTCATGGGAAGCTCGCTGGCGCTGACTATGAAGCTGGAGGATCAAATACAGCCGTGAAGGTGGCGCCCGT
Protein-coding sequences here:
- a CDS encoding ABC transporter substrate-binding protein codes for the protein MRKSISRLAASIGLGASLLAGSLVAPATAQAEGEIRIAEQFGIVYLLLNVVRDQNLIEKYGKEQGIEIKVDWTQLSGGAAINDALLSGSVDIAGAGVGPLLTIWDRTQGRQNVKAVASLGNFPYYLVSSNPKVKTIADFSEKDRIALPAVGVSVQSRFLQYAAAKQWGDEAFNRLDKYTLAVPHPDATAALLAGGTELNAHFSNPPFQDQVLANKDVHVVLNTYDLLGPNSPTVLFATEKFRKDNPKTYKAFVDALAEAADFAQNDKAAAADTYIRVTKAKIDREALLKIIDNPQYEFSVTPKNTYPLAEFLYRVGAIKHKPESWKDYFFQDEKPLQGS
- a CDS encoding TolC family outer membrane protein — its product is MRASLFTALPFALAASFVQAQSLPEAMQKALEVHPEIQAGVNSRIAADYQLRAAKGGYLPRVDVLAGYGREGTDSPSTGNRWETLNRGESSLRLRQMVFDGFATSSEVGRQQATVNARAYSLLGSSERTALTVAQVYLDVLTRREMVRLAEDNLRSHERIYDQIKLRTSRGVGRLADLDQAEARLAQARNNLITEQTNLADAKTNYLSVVGQMPDELSPPAPFIDLLPANLDEARQQMIESSPILRSAESDIAAAEKQYEAAKSTFYPRFDAELGRTADNDIDGMNGHNNEWQAMLRMSFNLYAGGSNKADLESKSYLTNQALDIRNNALRQLNEELGLAWNALDNANAQLPIAQQYVDYSNNVRSAYQKQFSLGERTLLDLLDSENELFTAQRRLTEVKNIQVFTQYRIKATIGQLLKSQGVVAPMASVVQNDMKPQVSLPGMN
- a CDS encoding HlyD family type I secretion periplasmic adaptor subunit translates to MGQFKESLRKYFKGSESLSGQPLPEVNKALIEDAPRIVRLTIWGVLAFFLFMGLWANFAIIDEVTRGEGKAIPSSKLQKIQNLEGGIVAEIYAKEGQIVEAGAPLLRLDDTRFVSNVGETEADRLAMALRVERLSAEVDDRPLKIDEEIRKAAPSQASNEEALYQSRRQQLQDEIGGLQEQLVQRQQELREFSSKQGQYRNSLQLLRQEISMSEPLVAQGAISQVEVLRLKRAEVENRGQLDATSLAIPRAESAIKEVERKIDETRGKFRSDALMQLNEARTDLSKAQATGKALDDRVNRTLVTSPVRGIVKQLLVNTVGGVIQPGSDLVEIVPLDDTLLVEARIRPQDIAFLHPGQEAMVKFTAYDFTIYGGLKAKLEQIGADTITDEEKNTFYVIKLRTERSHLGTDENPLLIIPGMVASVDIITGKKSVLSYLLKPIIRARAEALRER
- a CDS encoding type I secretion system permease/ATPase, whose translation is MESEVSRVQLSHDPRSQHDDPLLDSLLSLCVLHQKPASRAMLTTGLPLPAQRLSPELLPRAAARAGLQGRLLQRKLEQIPAIAMPAMLLLKDGRSTVLLGWENDDTARLLLSESDGGEVHVSREALQSDYSGRVFFAQPQHKFDVNHGNLIPRARSWFRDTLKRSRWLYIDAIAASLVINLIALAAPLFVMNVYDRVVPNQATATLWVLAIGIAGAYIFDLILKGLRSLCLDLAGKKTDLIISATLFERIVGMAMKYRPARVGSFAQNIHEFQGLRDFLASLTLTSLIDLPFTLLILLVIAIIGGHLVWIPIVAFPLALGIGYALQKPLVATLERTMALASERQSSLIETLASLDAVKVNNAESERQYMWEQTIGTLSRLELRVKVLSGMAMNVTLLIQQLAGVALICAGVYQIIAGNLSMGGLIACYMLSGRALGPLAQLSGLLTRYQQAKVTMVSTDQMMELPQERNFEERPLSRQVLQGAIEFRGVDFTYPNQQNLALKGVSLTIRPGEKIGIIGRSGSGKSSLAKLIVGLYEADGGSLLVDGVDIRQVDVSELRHNIGYVPQDIQLMAGTLRDNLVSGARYVEDEMVLQAAELSGVHEFARLHPQGYELQVGERGQNLSGGQRQNVALGRALLLNPQILLLDEPTSAMDNTGEERLKQRLQAVIESKTVVLVTHRASLLSLVDRLIVVDRGQIVADGPKAAVMDALKKGQISVA
- a CDS encoding TauD/TfdA dioxygenase family protein codes for the protein MSAASSVLSLVDSAQQQRFEIRPFSGVVGAEIIGLDLSRAVNAEDFAHIHRAHLDHHVLVFRDQHITPEQQIAFSRRFGVLQIHVLKQFLLAGHPEILIVSNIVENGQNIGLGDAGKFWHSDLSYKELPSLGSMLHAQELPSEGGDTLFADMHTAWDRLPDALRNAVQDRRAAHSYTARYSETKFEGNWRPALTAEQLAQVQEVIHPVVRTHPQSGRKALFVSEGFTTRIVGLPEDESRQILAELYAHSVLEQNIYRHQWQPRDLVFWDNRSLIHLAAGCPAHLRRKLYRTTIQGDAPF